In Corvus cornix cornix isolate S_Up_H32 chromosome 4A, ASM73873v5, whole genome shotgun sequence, one genomic interval encodes:
- the THOC2 gene encoding THO complex subunit 2 isoform X3, whose amino-acid sequence MAALLPAEWIKNWEKGGKSEFVQLCRALSENKNHDVGFRDIQQALYELAYHVVRGNLKHDQASNVLGDVIEFREDMPSILADVFCILDIETSCLEEKNKRDHFTQLVLACLYLVSDTVLKERLDPETLESLGLIKQSQQFNQKSVKIKTKLFYKQQKFNLLREENEGYAKLIAELGQDLSGNITSDLILENIKSLIGCFNLDPNRVLDIILEVYECRPEYDDFFVPLIESYMYMCEPQTLCHILGFKFKFYQDPSGETPSSLYRVAAVLLQHNLIDLEDLYVHLLPGDNTIIEEHKREIVEAKQIVRKLTMVVLSSEKTEEKEKEKEKEEEKTEKPPDNQKLGLLEALLKIGDWHHSQSIMDQMPPFYATSHKPIAIALCQLVHVTVEPLYRRVGVPKGAKGSPISSLPNKRAPKQAESFEELRKEVFNMLCYLGPHLSHDPILFAKVVRLGKAFMKEFQSDGSKQEDKEKMETLFSCLLSITDQVLLPSLSLMDCNACMSEELWGMFKTFPYQYRYRLYGQWKNETYNSHPLLVKVKAQTIDRAKYIMKRLTKENVKPSGRQIGKLSHSNPTILFDYILSQIQKYDNLITPVVDSLKYLTSLNYDVLAYCIIEALANPEKERMKHDDTTISSWLQSLASFCGAVFRKYPIELAGLLQYVANQLKAGKSFDLLILKEVVQKMAGIEITEEMTMEQLEAMTGGEQLKAEGGYFGQIRNTKKSSQRLKDALLDHDLALPLCLLMAQQRNGVIFQEGGEKHLKLVGKLYDQCHDTLVQFGGFLASNLSTEDYIKRVPSIDVLCNEFHTPHDAAFFLSRPMYAHHISSKYDELKKAEKGNKQQHKVHKYITSCELVMAPVHEAVISLHLPKVWDDISPQFYATFWSLTMYDLAVPHSSYDREVNKLKVQMKAIDDNQEMPPNKKKKEKERCTALQDKLLEEEKKQLEHVQRVLQRLKLEKDNWLLAKSTKNETITKFLQLCIFPRCIFSAIDAVYCAHFVELVHQQKTPNFSTLLCYDRVFSDIIYTVASCTENEASRYGRFLCCMLETVTRWHSDRVIYEKECGNYPGFLTILRATGFDGGNKADQLDYENFRHVVHKWHYKLTKASVHCLETGEYTHIRNILIVLTKILPWYPKVLNLGQALERRVHKICQEEKEKRPDLYALAMGYSGQLKSRKPFMIPENEFHHKDPPARNAVPATVQNGPGGAGMPTSLTINTVRLEEGTTEETDKLKEKSQGVVKVINKTVNATPKVTTSNGNSASNSKIIKEKDDKEKSGKEKDKEKKDKTPAATPEMKALGKDGKDKPKEERANKDEKAREIKEKTPKSDKDKEKVKKEEKASKEEKSKTVVTIIESKSTAEKEREKEPSRERDLAKEMKSKENAKGGEKVPVAGSLKSPVPRSETSESEREQKRRKVDTHSSPSHSSTVKDNLNELKDSSAKHYVNHTTPTLSKSKEREVEKKDLDKSRERSREREKKDEKDRKDRKRDHSNSDREVPQDSTKRRKEENGTTGSSKHSKSESPSDSPRLNEKEKDKNKSKSSGKEKGDSIKAEKMEKSSSGSKKESRHDKEKAEKKEKRDSTGGKEEKKHHKSSDKHR is encoded by the exons TTGTATCTGACACTGTCCTAAAGGAGCGTTTAGATCCAGAGACGCTGGAGTCACTGGGACTTATCAAGCAGTCTCAACAGTTCAATcaaaaatctgttaaaataaagacaaaactaTT TTATAAGCAACAGAAGTTTAATTTGCTAAGAGAGGAGAATGAAGGTTATGCAAAGCTCATTGCGGAACTGGGTCAAGACTTATCTGGAAATATCACTAGTGATTTAATCCTTGAAAATATCAAATCTTTAATAG GATGTTTCAATCTTGATCCTAACAGAGTTTTGGATATTATCCTAGAAGTCTATGAGTGCAGGCCTGAGTATGATGATTTCTTCGTACCACTGATAGAGTCTTACATGTACATGTGTGAACCTCAAACTCTATGCCATATCCTTGGGttcaaattcaaattttatCAG GATCCAAGTGGTGAGACCCCTTCCTCCTTATACAGAGTTGCTGCTGTCCTTTTGCAACATAATCTCATAGATTTGGAAGATCTTTATGTTCAT CTTCTACCAGGGGATAATACCATCATTGAGGAGCACAAGCGAGAGATAGTGGAAGCTAAACAAATTGTCAGAAAACTTACAATGGTCGTCTTATCATCTGAAAAGactgaggaaaaggagaaagaaaaggaaaaagaggaggagaaaactgaaaag CCTCCTGATAATCAGAAACTTGGCTTATTGGAAGCCTTATTAAAAATTGGTGATTGGCACCATTCACAAAGTATTATGGATCAGATGCCTCCGTTCTACGCTACTTCGCACAAGCCGATTGCGATCGCGCTTTGCCAGCTTGTCCACGTGACAGTTGAGCCTCTGTACCGCAG agttgGTGTACCTAAAGGAGCTAAAGGGTCACCAATTTCCTCTTTGCCAAACAAGAGAGCACCAAAACAAGCAGAGAGCTTTGAGGAATTGAGAAAGGAAGTGTTCAACATGCTTTGTTACCTTGGTCCTCATCTGTCCCATGATcccattttatttgcaaaagtaGTACGTCTTGGAAAAGCATTTATGAAAGAG TTTCAGTCTGATGGAAGCAAACAGGAAGATAAAGAGAAAATG GAGACACTGTTCAGCTGTTTGTTGAGTATTACTGATCAAGTCTTGCTTCCATCTCTTTCCTTGATGGACTGCAATGCATGCATGTCTGAGGAATTATGGGGAATGTTCAAAACCTTTCCATACCAGTACCG GTACCGTCTCTATGGGCAATGGAAGAATGAAACATACAATAGTCACCCACTTCTTGTGAAAGTTAAAGCTCAAACCATAGACCGAGCCAAATACATCATGAA GCGTTTAACTAAGGAAAATGTGAAACCCTCTGGAAGACAAATTGGGAAGCTCAGCCACAGCAATCCTACAATTTTATTTGATTAT ATTTTatcacaaatacaaaaatatgaTAACTTGATAACTCCGGTTGTTGATTCACTGAAATACCTCACTTCCCTGAACTACGATGTCTTGGCAT ATTGTATCATTGAGGCATTGGCAAACCCTGAGAAGGAGAGAATGAAGCATGATGACACTACAATCTCAAGCTGGCTGCAGA GTCTGGCAAGCTTTTGTGGTGCTGTTTTCCGAAAATACCCAATTGAACTTGCAGGCCTCCTGCAGTATGTAGCCAACCAGCTGAAAGCTGGCAAGAG ctttgatttgcttattttaaaagaggTAGTGCAGAAAATGGCGGGGATAGAAATTACTGAAGAAATGACCATGGAACAATTGGAAGCCATGACTGGTGGAGAACAACTGAAAGCTGAG GGTGGATACTTTGGCCAAATCAGGAATACAAAAAAGTCATCTCAGAGATTGAAAGATGCGTTATTGGACCATGATCTTGCCCTCCCACTGTGCCTGCTTATGGCTCAACAGAGAAATGGTGTCATCTTtcaggaaggaggggaaaaacatCTGAAGCTGGTGGGAAAGCTGTATGATCAG TGCCATGACACCCTGGTACAATTTGGTGGGTTTTTAGCATCCAATCTAAGCACAGAGGATTACATTAAGCGAGTGCCTTCTATTGATGTTCTCTGTAATGAGTTTCACACGCCTCATGATGCTGCATTCTTCCTCTCAAGACCCATGTATGCACACCACATTTCA TCAAAGTATGATGAACTGAAAAAAGCTGAGAAGGGaaataaacagcagcacaaagttcACAAATACATTACATCATGTGAGCTGGTGATGGCTCCTGTTCACGAAGCTGTGATTTCTCTGCACCTCCCTAAAGTTTGGGATGACATCAGCCCTCAGTTTTATGCTACATTCTGGTCTTTAACAATGTATGACCTTGCTGTGCCACACAGCAGCTATGACAGAGAAGTCAATAAACTTAAAGTCCAGATGAAAGCCATAGATGACAATCAGGAAATG CctccaaataaaaagaaaaaagaaaaagaacgttgcacagctctgcaggacaaGCTCCTTGAAGAGGAGAAGAAGCAATTGGAGCATGTGCAGAGGGTTCTACAGAGACTGAAACTAGAGAAAGATAACTGGCTTCTGGCAA AATCTACCAAAAATGAGACTATCACCAAATTTTTACAGTTGTGTATATTTCCTCGATGCATTTTTTCGGCAATTGATGCAGTTTACTGTGCTCACTTTGTTGAACTGGTGCATcaacaaaaaacacccaactTCTCTACACTTCTCTGCTATGACCGA GTATTCTCTGATATTATATATACAGTTGCAAGTTGCACGGAAAATGAAGCCAGTAGATATGGCAGGTTTTTATGCTGTATGCTGGAGACCGTGACCAGATGGCACAGTGACAGAGTCATATATGAAAAG GAATGTGGCAACTATCCAGGCTTCCTAACTATATTACGAGCAACTGGGTTTGATGGTGGAAATAAGGCTGATCAATTGGATTATGAGAATTTTAGACACGTGGTACACAAATGGCACTATAAATTAACTAAG GCTTCTGTGCACTGCCTGGAAACAGGTGAATATACACATATCAGAAACATCCTGATCGTGCTGACCAAAATCCTTCCATGGTATCCAAAAGTGCTGAACCTGGGTCAAGCCTTGGAAAGAAGAGTACACAAGATATgtcaggaagagaaagagaagagaccTGATCTATATGCATTGGCAATGGG CTATTCTGGACAGTTGAAAAGTAGGAAGCCTTTCATGATACCTGAAAATGAATTTCACCACAAAGACCCACCTGCCAGGAATGCTGTACCTGCAACAGTACAAAATGGGCCAGGTGGTGCTGGGATGCCTACGTCTCTCACAATAAATACAGTTAGACTGGAAGAGGGCACTACTGAGGAGACTG ataAGCTAAAGGAGAAGTCTCAGGGTGTGGTGAAAGTTATTAATAAAACTGTCAACGCTACACCGAAGGTGACAACAAGCAATGGAAACAGTGCATCTAATAG CAAAATTATTAAAGAGAAAGATGATAAAGAGAAAAGCgggaaggaaaaagataaagaaaaaaaagacaagactCCAGCTGCCACTCCGGAGATGAAGGCACTTGGGAAAGATGGGAAAGATAAACCGAAGGAAGAACGGGCAAACAAAGATGAGAAAGCAAGAGAGATCAAGGAGAAAACGCCAAAATCTGACAAAGATaaggaaaaagtgaagaaagaagaaaaagcttcaaaagaggaaaagtcCAAGACGGTTGTTACCATCATTGAGTCAAAGTCAactgcagaaaaggagagagaaaaggagccaTCCAGAGAAAGAGATCTAGCGAAGGAGATGAAATCCAAGGAAAATGctaaaggaggagaaaaggtgCCAGTAGCTGGGTCCTTGAAGTCACCTGTTCCCCGATCAGAAACATCAGAATCTGAAAGGG AACAAAAACGCCGCAAAGTTGATACACATTCTTCTCCGTCACATTCCTCAACAGTAAAG GACAACCTCAACGAACTCAAGGACTCTTCAGCAAAG CACTACGTAAACCACACTACTCCAACACTGTCCAAGAGTAAGGAGAGAGAAGTGGAGAAGAAAGATTTGGACAAGTCAAGGGAAAGatccagagagagagagaagaaagatgaaaaggacAGGAAAGATCGAAAAAGG GATCATTCAAACAGTGACCGAGAGGTACCGCAGGATTCAACTAAACGACGCAAAGAGGAAAACGGCACAA CTGGttcttcaaaacacagcaaaagtgAAAGTCCTTCTGATTCCCCTCGcttaaatgaaaaagagaaggataaaaacaaatcaaaatcttcaggaaaagagaaaggtgaTTCAATCAAGGCAGAAAAGATGGAGAAGAGCTCCTCCGGTAGCAAAAAG gaatcaAGACatgataaagaaaaagcagagaagaaagaaaaacggGACAGTACtggggggaaagaagaaaagaaaca TCATAAATCTTCAGACAAGCACAGATAA
- the THOC2 gene encoding THO complex subunit 2 isoform X1 — translation MAALLPAEWIKNWEKGGKSEFVQLCRALSENKNHDVGFRDIQQALYELAYHVVRGNLKHDQASNVLGDVIEFREDMPSILADVFCILDIETSCLEEKNKRDHFTQLVLACLYLVSDTVLKERLDPETLESLGLIKQSQQFNQKSVKIKTKLFYKQQKFNLLREENEGYAKLIAELGQDLSGNITSDLILENIKSLIGCFNLDPNRVLDIILEVYECRPEYDDFFVPLIESYMYMCEPQTLCHILGFKFKFYQDPSGETPSSLYRVAAVLLQHNLIDLEDLYVHLLPGDNTIIEEHKREIVEAKQIVRKLTMVVLSSEKTEEKEKEKEKEEEKTEKPPDNQKLGLLEALLKIGDWHHSQSIMDQMPPFYATSHKPIAIALCQLVHVTVEPLYRRVGVPKGAKGSPISSLPNKRAPKQAESFEELRKEVFNMLCYLGPHLSHDPILFAKVVRLGKAFMKEFQSDGSKQEDKEKMETLFSCLLSITDQVLLPSLSLMDCNACMSEELWGMFKTFPYQYRYRLYGQWKNETYNSHPLLVKVKAQTIDRAKYIMKRLTKENVKPSGRQIGKLSHSNPTILFDYILSQIQKYDNLITPVVDSLKYLTSLNYDVLAYCIIEALANPEKERMKHDDTTISSWLQSLASFCGAVFRKYPIELAGLLQYVANQLKAGKSFDLLILKEVVQKMAGIEITEEMTMEQLEAMTGGEQLKAEGGYFGQIRNTKKSSQRLKDALLDHDLALPLCLLMAQQRNGVIFQEGGEKHLKLVGKLYDQCHDTLVQFGGFLASNLSTEDYIKRVPSIDVLCNEFHTPHDAAFFLSRPMYAHHISSKYDELKKAEKGNKQQHKVHKYITSCELVMAPVHEAVISLHLPKVWDDISPQFYATFWSLTMYDLAVPHSSYDREVNKLKVQMKAIDDNQEMPPNKKKKEKERCTALQDKLLEEEKKQLEHVQRVLQRLKLEKDNWLLAKSTKNETITKFLQLCIFPRCIFSAIDAVYCAHFVELVHQQKTPNFSTLLCYDRVFSDIIYTVASCTENEASRYGRFLCCMLETVTRWHSDRVIYEKECGNYPGFLTILRATGFDGGNKADQLDYENFRHVVHKWHYKLTKASVHCLETGEYTHIRNILIVLTKILPWYPKVLNLGQALERRVHKICQEEKEKRPDLYALAMGYSGQLKSRKPFMIPENEFHHKDPPARNAVPATVQNGPGGAGMPTSLTINTVRLEEGTTEETDKLKEKSQGVVKVINKTVNATPKVTTSNGNSASNSKIIKEKDDKEKSGKEKDKEKKDKTPAATPEMKALGKDGKDKPKEERANKDEKAREIKEKTPKSDKDKEKVKKEEKASKEEKSKTVVTIIESKSTAEKEREKEPSRERDLAKEMKSKENAKGGEKVPVAGSLKSPVPRSETSESEREQKRRKVDTHSSPSHSSTVKGTAVLPKVPLVSENYSSSRVISVHFLQDNLNELKDSSAKHYVNHTTPTLSKSKEREVEKKDLDKSRERSREREKKDEKDRKDRKRDHSNSDREVPQDSTKRRKEENGTTGSSKHSKSESPSDSPRLNEKEKDKNKSKSSGKEKGDSIKAEKMEKSSSGSKKESRHDKEKAEKKEKRDSTGGKEEKKHHKSSDKHR, via the exons TTGTATCTGACACTGTCCTAAAGGAGCGTTTAGATCCAGAGACGCTGGAGTCACTGGGACTTATCAAGCAGTCTCAACAGTTCAATcaaaaatctgttaaaataaagacaaaactaTT TTATAAGCAACAGAAGTTTAATTTGCTAAGAGAGGAGAATGAAGGTTATGCAAAGCTCATTGCGGAACTGGGTCAAGACTTATCTGGAAATATCACTAGTGATTTAATCCTTGAAAATATCAAATCTTTAATAG GATGTTTCAATCTTGATCCTAACAGAGTTTTGGATATTATCCTAGAAGTCTATGAGTGCAGGCCTGAGTATGATGATTTCTTCGTACCACTGATAGAGTCTTACATGTACATGTGTGAACCTCAAACTCTATGCCATATCCTTGGGttcaaattcaaattttatCAG GATCCAAGTGGTGAGACCCCTTCCTCCTTATACAGAGTTGCTGCTGTCCTTTTGCAACATAATCTCATAGATTTGGAAGATCTTTATGTTCAT CTTCTACCAGGGGATAATACCATCATTGAGGAGCACAAGCGAGAGATAGTGGAAGCTAAACAAATTGTCAGAAAACTTACAATGGTCGTCTTATCATCTGAAAAGactgaggaaaaggagaaagaaaaggaaaaagaggaggagaaaactgaaaag CCTCCTGATAATCAGAAACTTGGCTTATTGGAAGCCTTATTAAAAATTGGTGATTGGCACCATTCACAAAGTATTATGGATCAGATGCCTCCGTTCTACGCTACTTCGCACAAGCCGATTGCGATCGCGCTTTGCCAGCTTGTCCACGTGACAGTTGAGCCTCTGTACCGCAG agttgGTGTACCTAAAGGAGCTAAAGGGTCACCAATTTCCTCTTTGCCAAACAAGAGAGCACCAAAACAAGCAGAGAGCTTTGAGGAATTGAGAAAGGAAGTGTTCAACATGCTTTGTTACCTTGGTCCTCATCTGTCCCATGATcccattttatttgcaaaagtaGTACGTCTTGGAAAAGCATTTATGAAAGAG TTTCAGTCTGATGGAAGCAAACAGGAAGATAAAGAGAAAATG GAGACACTGTTCAGCTGTTTGTTGAGTATTACTGATCAAGTCTTGCTTCCATCTCTTTCCTTGATGGACTGCAATGCATGCATGTCTGAGGAATTATGGGGAATGTTCAAAACCTTTCCATACCAGTACCG GTACCGTCTCTATGGGCAATGGAAGAATGAAACATACAATAGTCACCCACTTCTTGTGAAAGTTAAAGCTCAAACCATAGACCGAGCCAAATACATCATGAA GCGTTTAACTAAGGAAAATGTGAAACCCTCTGGAAGACAAATTGGGAAGCTCAGCCACAGCAATCCTACAATTTTATTTGATTAT ATTTTatcacaaatacaaaaatatgaTAACTTGATAACTCCGGTTGTTGATTCACTGAAATACCTCACTTCCCTGAACTACGATGTCTTGGCAT ATTGTATCATTGAGGCATTGGCAAACCCTGAGAAGGAGAGAATGAAGCATGATGACACTACAATCTCAAGCTGGCTGCAGA GTCTGGCAAGCTTTTGTGGTGCTGTTTTCCGAAAATACCCAATTGAACTTGCAGGCCTCCTGCAGTATGTAGCCAACCAGCTGAAAGCTGGCAAGAG ctttgatttgcttattttaaaagaggTAGTGCAGAAAATGGCGGGGATAGAAATTACTGAAGAAATGACCATGGAACAATTGGAAGCCATGACTGGTGGAGAACAACTGAAAGCTGAG GGTGGATACTTTGGCCAAATCAGGAATACAAAAAAGTCATCTCAGAGATTGAAAGATGCGTTATTGGACCATGATCTTGCCCTCCCACTGTGCCTGCTTATGGCTCAACAGAGAAATGGTGTCATCTTtcaggaaggaggggaaaaacatCTGAAGCTGGTGGGAAAGCTGTATGATCAG TGCCATGACACCCTGGTACAATTTGGTGGGTTTTTAGCATCCAATCTAAGCACAGAGGATTACATTAAGCGAGTGCCTTCTATTGATGTTCTCTGTAATGAGTTTCACACGCCTCATGATGCTGCATTCTTCCTCTCAAGACCCATGTATGCACACCACATTTCA TCAAAGTATGATGAACTGAAAAAAGCTGAGAAGGGaaataaacagcagcacaaagttcACAAATACATTACATCATGTGAGCTGGTGATGGCTCCTGTTCACGAAGCTGTGATTTCTCTGCACCTCCCTAAAGTTTGGGATGACATCAGCCCTCAGTTTTATGCTACATTCTGGTCTTTAACAATGTATGACCTTGCTGTGCCACACAGCAGCTATGACAGAGAAGTCAATAAACTTAAAGTCCAGATGAAAGCCATAGATGACAATCAGGAAATG CctccaaataaaaagaaaaaagaaaaagaacgttgcacagctctgcaggacaaGCTCCTTGAAGAGGAGAAGAAGCAATTGGAGCATGTGCAGAGGGTTCTACAGAGACTGAAACTAGAGAAAGATAACTGGCTTCTGGCAA AATCTACCAAAAATGAGACTATCACCAAATTTTTACAGTTGTGTATATTTCCTCGATGCATTTTTTCGGCAATTGATGCAGTTTACTGTGCTCACTTTGTTGAACTGGTGCATcaacaaaaaacacccaactTCTCTACACTTCTCTGCTATGACCGA GTATTCTCTGATATTATATATACAGTTGCAAGTTGCACGGAAAATGAAGCCAGTAGATATGGCAGGTTTTTATGCTGTATGCTGGAGACCGTGACCAGATGGCACAGTGACAGAGTCATATATGAAAAG GAATGTGGCAACTATCCAGGCTTCCTAACTATATTACGAGCAACTGGGTTTGATGGTGGAAATAAGGCTGATCAATTGGATTATGAGAATTTTAGACACGTGGTACACAAATGGCACTATAAATTAACTAAG GCTTCTGTGCACTGCCTGGAAACAGGTGAATATACACATATCAGAAACATCCTGATCGTGCTGACCAAAATCCTTCCATGGTATCCAAAAGTGCTGAACCTGGGTCAAGCCTTGGAAAGAAGAGTACACAAGATATgtcaggaagagaaagagaagagaccTGATCTATATGCATTGGCAATGGG CTATTCTGGACAGTTGAAAAGTAGGAAGCCTTTCATGATACCTGAAAATGAATTTCACCACAAAGACCCACCTGCCAGGAATGCTGTACCTGCAACAGTACAAAATGGGCCAGGTGGTGCTGGGATGCCTACGTCTCTCACAATAAATACAGTTAGACTGGAAGAGGGCACTACTGAGGAGACTG ataAGCTAAAGGAGAAGTCTCAGGGTGTGGTGAAAGTTATTAATAAAACTGTCAACGCTACACCGAAGGTGACAACAAGCAATGGAAACAGTGCATCTAATAG CAAAATTATTAAAGAGAAAGATGATAAAGAGAAAAGCgggaaggaaaaagataaagaaaaaaaagacaagactCCAGCTGCCACTCCGGAGATGAAGGCACTTGGGAAAGATGGGAAAGATAAACCGAAGGAAGAACGGGCAAACAAAGATGAGAAAGCAAGAGAGATCAAGGAGAAAACGCCAAAATCTGACAAAGATaaggaaaaagtgaagaaagaagaaaaagcttcaaaagaggaaaagtcCAAGACGGTTGTTACCATCATTGAGTCAAAGTCAactgcagaaaaggagagagaaaaggagccaTCCAGAGAAAGAGATCTAGCGAAGGAGATGAAATCCAAGGAAAATGctaaaggaggagaaaaggtgCCAGTAGCTGGGTCCTTGAAGTCACCTGTTCCCCGATCAGAAACATCAGAATCTGAAAGGG AACAAAAACGCCGCAAAGTTGATACACATTCTTCTCCGTCACATTCCTCAACAGTAAAG GGTACGGCCGTGCTTCCCAAAGTCCCTCTGGTTTCTGAAAACTATTCCAGCTCACGTGTCATCTCCGTTCATTTTCTACAGGACAACCTCAACGAACTCAAGGACTCTTCAGCAAAG CACTACGTAAACCACACTACTCCAACACTGTCCAAGAGTAAGGAGAGAGAAGTGGAGAAGAAAGATTTGGACAAGTCAAGGGAAAGatccagagagagagagaagaaagatgaaaaggacAGGAAAGATCGAAAAAGG GATCATTCAAACAGTGACCGAGAGGTACCGCAGGATTCAACTAAACGACGCAAAGAGGAAAACGGCACAA CTGGttcttcaaaacacagcaaaagtgAAAGTCCTTCTGATTCCCCTCGcttaaatgaaaaagagaaggataaaaacaaatcaaaatcttcaggaaaagagaaaggtgaTTCAATCAAGGCAGAAAAGATGGAGAAGAGCTCCTCCGGTAGCAAAAAG gaatcaAGACatgataaagaaaaagcagagaagaaagaaaaacggGACAGTACtggggggaaagaagaaaagaaaca TCATAAATCTTCAGACAAGCACAGATAA